In the Chiloscyllium plagiosum isolate BGI_BamShark_2017 chromosome 15, ASM401019v2, whole genome shotgun sequence genome, one interval contains:
- the LOC122557393 gene encoding uncharacterized protein LOC122557393 isoform X1 has product MLGRLKSRKSYLDVSKHRVSTGTSSNTVAFPTTSTNHEAASQHRLSLLTRKSPAAGCSKKLLPKLKQTINANNLKAFEKQVPRTPSVSTVKKGRFSTGSFTLNSTQTLDEKVDTEFKTDAHSNENSLNATFCLPSSEATCMRHIPQKEDLDMILHQNLPNVGISKGRPEQEQIESNVCPLPLVEPSNLTPLFTSFIAEECLHIAAELNEKRETYPPLTLGTANPIPVTGVSMISEEPIPLDSSIYSCCCSNTSPAKLALLCHSKLQENILEDMSSQQKLAEIKTGDLTVGTRMSNDYIETGALPWSPPENLIQFNETITQSNLNDEEDTALKHDVYSSNVLNESPLSNVEYIQLNVPKVMNDASITFSDTKNDASSCFVPAKIQSNSNLSLSKVDLVLSERSLLSDEKQILPKHRSFENELEPPDLLGCTPSLSLSTDLIQLDDTVTVQDKNVTFVLSKDENSFQKSLQTSALSNFKQSMSPQDLLQLNVTMNVDDLKNATCDTSKYKDLGNDLRCKLPVSMREEIQLNATMILNDHKNATFIASKHEGCLTNDILSNLEQSLTTTNQDELNRIITVSDCKDATFVAPKLKDSLANNPNKTTNLADYKLSLSSESNEVRLTPKNLKLVRKAEALTSGSELEQVKMSGKNNHSSLSLNFGKGSYSTGMEKRSNEVKPGDVCISVELHKGACAVETSLPFIDSSQKKEQSICEHADSFHDLVSSEWAPNCISTPCLAGKTTFPEYLQLDRSFLASSSTLQADVSDGLGKCPNEQDKTIDVAKSSGTEVTEAKSSGRKTSNAPSQRLQQTKMGSENSLKLIYLPAAKKKNITEASVSELCKSGVQKDIVPSSAQTCKIGSSVKRGKPSIQPPGFSKLCLPKPRQLSGRLGRAVATGQMLGNNNKIPPYHIRVNTKMSPKIKSTPPLTKAISKIPGVKRTSSVVSSKLTVSETQKSAELFNIGMADPPPAIRKTSKPLVLDSQNVVTGIKRPNSAVEQKRRLYPSPKRSKTAATFAGEVAIKQTKLKQLLGNSKQKMTRKSLTSESKVKVVKTATEASTFKSKQELEVANLQKKNKELEEKIAMLERQNAALQQEKENLALVLEEGSIV; this is encoded by the exons GCTTAAGTCAAGGAAATCATATTTAGATGTATCCAAGCATCGTGTTTCCACTGGCACCTCAAGTAATACAGTTGCTTTCCCAACTACTAGCACGAATCATGAAGCTGCATCACAGCACAGACTTTCACTCCTGACCAGAAAAAGTCCAGCAGCAGGATGTTCAAAAAAGCTACTGCCTAAATTGAAACAGACTATTAATGCTAACAACTTGAAAGCTTTTGAGAAACAAGTGCCAAGAACACCAAGTGTCTCCACTGTCAAAAAGGGGCGTTTTAGCACAGGCTCCTTCACTCTAAATTCTACTCAAACGTTGGATGAAAAAGTGGATACTGAATTCAAAACAGATGCGCACTCCAATGAAAATTCTTTGAATGCAACGTTTTGCCTACCAAGTTCTGAAGCCACATGTATGAGGCACATTCCTCAAAAAGAAGATTTGGATATGATCCTACATCAAAACTTGCCCAACGTTGGTATTTCTAAAGGTAGACCTGAACAGGAACAAATAGAATCAAACGTTTGCCCTCTTCCTCTTGTAGAACCAAGTAACTTGACACCTTTATTCACCAGTTTCATTGCAGAAGAATGTCTACATATAGCTGCTGAATTAAATGAAAAAAGGGAAACCTATCCTCCTCTTACACTTGGTACAGCAAATCCAATTCCAGTGACTGGTGTTTCCATGATAAGTGAGGAACCAATACCATTGGATAGTTCTATCTACTCCTGCTGCTGTTCTAACACCTCTCCAGCAAAATTGGCACTTCTCTGCCACTCCAAATTGCAAGAAAATATCTTGGAGGATATGAGTAGTCAGCAAAAACTAGCAGAAATCAAAACTGGAGACTTAACTGTTGGTACTAGAATGAGTAATGACTATATTGAGACTGGAGCTCTGCCTTGGTCCCCTCCAGAAAATTTGATACAATTCAATGAAACTATAACACAAAGTAACTTAAATGATGAGGAAGATACTGCTCTAAAGCATGATGTTTATTCTAGCAATGTCCTGAATGAGTCACCTCTATCCAATGTAGAGTATATCCAGTTAAATGTACCTAAAGTGATGAATGATGCATCAATCACATTTTCAGACACAAAGAATGATGCCTCTTCATGTTTTGTGCCAGCCAAGATCCAGTCTAATTCCAATTTGTCCCTTTCGAAGGTAGATTTGGTATTGAGTGAAAGAAGCTTGTTAAGTGATGAAAAACAAATTTTACCAAAGCACAGAAGTTTTGAAAATGAACTTGAGCCACCTGATTTGTTAGGTTGCACGCCGTCTCTCTCTTTGTCAACAGATTTAATCCAGTTGGATGATACAGTAACAGTGCAagataaaaatgtaacatttgttttATCAAAGGACGAAAACAGTTTTCAAAAAAGCCTTCAGACTTCTGCCTTATCTAATTTTAAGCAGTCCATGTCTCCACAAGATTTATTGCAATTAAATGTTACTATGAATGTGGATGACTTAAAAAATGCAACTTGTGATACCTCAAAATATAAAGATTTAGGAAATGATCTCCGTTGCAAGCTGCCTGTATCCATGAGGGAAGAGATTCAATTAAATGCTACCATGATTTTGAATGACcataaaaatgcaacatttattgCTTCAAAGCATGAAGGCTGTCTTACAAATGATATTTTGTCTAATTTGGAACAGTCTCTAACTACAACCAACCAAGATGAGTTAAATAGGATAATAACTGTCAGTGATTGCAAGGATGCAACATTTGTTGCACCAAAACTTAAAGATAGTTTGGCAAATAATCCAAACAAAACAACCAACTTGGCCGATTACAAACTCTCTCTATCTTCAGAGTCCAATGAAGTCAGACTGACTCCAAAGAATCTTAAGCTTGTGAGAAAAGCTGAAGCTCTGACTTCTGGATCAGAGTTGGAGCAAGTAAAGATGAGTGGCAAAAATAATCACTCCAGTTTGTCGCTGAACTTCGGGAAGGGCAGTTATTCTACAGGTATGGAGAAACGATCAAATGAAGTAAAGCCAGGTGATGTCTGCATTTCTGTAGAATTGCATAAAGGAGCTTGTGCAGTAGAAACAAGTCTCCCTTTCATAGACTCCTCCCAGAAAAAGGAACAAAGTATTTGCGAGCATGCAGATTCCTTTCATGATCTGGTGAGTTCAGAATGGGCTCCAAACTGCATTTCTACTCCATGCCTTGCTGGGAAAACTACTTTTCCAGAATATCTGCAACTTGACCGTTCTTTCCTGGCCTCatcctccacccttcaggctgaTGTAAGTGATGGATTGGGCAAGTGCCCAAATGAACAAGACAAGACCATAGATGTTGCCAAAAGCTCTGGCACTGAAGTCACTGAAGCTAAATCCAGTGGTAGAAAAACATCAAATGCACCTAGCCAACGATTGCAGCAAACCAAAATGGGAAGTGAGAATTCCTTAAAACTCATTTATCTCCCAGCAgccaaaaagaaaaatattactgAAGCATCAGTGTCTGAACTATGcaaatctggagttcagaaggatattgtACCATCTTCAGCTCAAACATGTAAAATAGGCTCTTCTGTCAAAAGAGGAAAACCTTCAATTCAACCACCTGGTTTTTCCAAGTTGTGCCTTCCAAAGCCTCGTCAGCTTTCAGGAAGGCTGGGCCGTGCAGTAGCAACTGGACAAATGTTAGGAAATAACAACAAGATTCCACCATACCACATTAGAGTCAATACCAAA ATGTCTCCCAAAATCAAATCTACGCCTCCTTTAACTAAAGCTATCTCAAAGATACCTGGCGTGAAGAGAACATCTTCAGTGGTATCGTCAAAATTAACTGTGTCGGAAACACAAAAATCAGCAGAACTTTTTAATATAG GTATGGCTGACCCTCCACCTGCTATCAGAAAAACAAGCAAAcctttagttttagactcccaaAATGTTGTGACTGGCATAAAACGCCCAAACAGTGCAGTGGAACAGAAGAGAAGACTATATCCATCCCCAAAGAGGTCAAAGACAGCTG CTACTTTTGCAGGTGAGGTGGCGATCAAACAGACAAAACTAAAACAGTTACTGGGGAACTCTAAACAGAAGATGACAAGAAAGAGTCTGACATCTGAATCAAAAGTCAAAGTG
- the LOC122557393 gene encoding uncharacterized protein LOC122557393 isoform X2 produces MLGRLKSRKSYLDVSKHRVSTGTSSNTVAFPTTSTNHEAASQHRLSLLTRKSPAAGCSKKLLPKLKQTINANNLKAFEKQVPRTPSVSTVKKGRFSTGSFTLNSTQTLDEKVDTEFKTDAHSNENSLNATFCLPSSEATCMRHIPQKEDLDMILHQNLPNVGISKGRPEQEQIESNVCPLPLVEPSNLTPLFTSFIAEECLHIAAELNEKRETYPPLTLGTANPIPVTGVSMISEEPIPLDSSIYSCCCSNTSPAKLALLCHSKLQENILEDMSSQQKLAEIKTGDLTVGTRMSNDYIETGALPWSPPENLIQFNETITQSNLNDEEDTALKHDVYSSNVLNESPLSNVEYIQLNVPKVMNDASITFSDTKNDASSCFVPAKIQSNSNLSLSKVDLVLSERSLLSDEKQILPKHRSFENELEPPDLLGCTPSLSLSTDLIQLDDTVTVQDKNVTFVLSKDENSFQKSLQTSALSNFKQSMSPQDLLQLNVTMNVDDLKNATCDTSKYKDLGNDLRCKLPVSMREEIQLNATMILNDHKNATFIASKHEGCLTNDILSNLEQSLTTTNQDELNRIITVSDCKDATFVAPKLKDSLANNPNKTTNLADYKLSLSSESNEVRLTPKNLKLVRKAEALTSGSELEQVKMSGKNNHSSLSLNFGKGSYSTGMEKRSNEVKPGDVCISVELHKGACAVETSLPFIDSSQKKEQSICEHADSFHDLVSSEWAPNCISTPCLAGKTTFPEYLQLDRSFLASSSTLQADVSDGLGKCPNEQDKTIDVAKSSGTEVTEAKSSGRKTSNAPSQRLQQTKMGSENSLKLIYLPAAKKKNITEASVSELCKSGVQKDIVPSSAQTCKIGSSVKRGKPSIQPPGFSKLCLPKPRQLSGRLGRAVATGQMLGNNNKIPPYHIRVNTKMSPKIKSTPPLTKAISKIPGVKRTSSVVSSKLTVSETQKSAELFNIGMADPPPAIRKTSKPLVLDSQNVVTGIKRPNSAVEQKRRLYPSPKRSKTAGEVAIKQTKLKQLLGNSKQKMTRKSLTSESKVKVVKTATEASTFKSKQELEVANLQKKNKELEEKIAMLERQNAALQQEKENLALVLEEGSIV; encoded by the exons GCTTAAGTCAAGGAAATCATATTTAGATGTATCCAAGCATCGTGTTTCCACTGGCACCTCAAGTAATACAGTTGCTTTCCCAACTACTAGCACGAATCATGAAGCTGCATCACAGCACAGACTTTCACTCCTGACCAGAAAAAGTCCAGCAGCAGGATGTTCAAAAAAGCTACTGCCTAAATTGAAACAGACTATTAATGCTAACAACTTGAAAGCTTTTGAGAAACAAGTGCCAAGAACACCAAGTGTCTCCACTGTCAAAAAGGGGCGTTTTAGCACAGGCTCCTTCACTCTAAATTCTACTCAAACGTTGGATGAAAAAGTGGATACTGAATTCAAAACAGATGCGCACTCCAATGAAAATTCTTTGAATGCAACGTTTTGCCTACCAAGTTCTGAAGCCACATGTATGAGGCACATTCCTCAAAAAGAAGATTTGGATATGATCCTACATCAAAACTTGCCCAACGTTGGTATTTCTAAAGGTAGACCTGAACAGGAACAAATAGAATCAAACGTTTGCCCTCTTCCTCTTGTAGAACCAAGTAACTTGACACCTTTATTCACCAGTTTCATTGCAGAAGAATGTCTACATATAGCTGCTGAATTAAATGAAAAAAGGGAAACCTATCCTCCTCTTACACTTGGTACAGCAAATCCAATTCCAGTGACTGGTGTTTCCATGATAAGTGAGGAACCAATACCATTGGATAGTTCTATCTACTCCTGCTGCTGTTCTAACACCTCTCCAGCAAAATTGGCACTTCTCTGCCACTCCAAATTGCAAGAAAATATCTTGGAGGATATGAGTAGTCAGCAAAAACTAGCAGAAATCAAAACTGGAGACTTAACTGTTGGTACTAGAATGAGTAATGACTATATTGAGACTGGAGCTCTGCCTTGGTCCCCTCCAGAAAATTTGATACAATTCAATGAAACTATAACACAAAGTAACTTAAATGATGAGGAAGATACTGCTCTAAAGCATGATGTTTATTCTAGCAATGTCCTGAATGAGTCACCTCTATCCAATGTAGAGTATATCCAGTTAAATGTACCTAAAGTGATGAATGATGCATCAATCACATTTTCAGACACAAAGAATGATGCCTCTTCATGTTTTGTGCCAGCCAAGATCCAGTCTAATTCCAATTTGTCCCTTTCGAAGGTAGATTTGGTATTGAGTGAAAGAAGCTTGTTAAGTGATGAAAAACAAATTTTACCAAAGCACAGAAGTTTTGAAAATGAACTTGAGCCACCTGATTTGTTAGGTTGCACGCCGTCTCTCTCTTTGTCAACAGATTTAATCCAGTTGGATGATACAGTAACAGTGCAagataaaaatgtaacatttgttttATCAAAGGACGAAAACAGTTTTCAAAAAAGCCTTCAGACTTCTGCCTTATCTAATTTTAAGCAGTCCATGTCTCCACAAGATTTATTGCAATTAAATGTTACTATGAATGTGGATGACTTAAAAAATGCAACTTGTGATACCTCAAAATATAAAGATTTAGGAAATGATCTCCGTTGCAAGCTGCCTGTATCCATGAGGGAAGAGATTCAATTAAATGCTACCATGATTTTGAATGACcataaaaatgcaacatttattgCTTCAAAGCATGAAGGCTGTCTTACAAATGATATTTTGTCTAATTTGGAACAGTCTCTAACTACAACCAACCAAGATGAGTTAAATAGGATAATAACTGTCAGTGATTGCAAGGATGCAACATTTGTTGCACCAAAACTTAAAGATAGTTTGGCAAATAATCCAAACAAAACAACCAACTTGGCCGATTACAAACTCTCTCTATCTTCAGAGTCCAATGAAGTCAGACTGACTCCAAAGAATCTTAAGCTTGTGAGAAAAGCTGAAGCTCTGACTTCTGGATCAGAGTTGGAGCAAGTAAAGATGAGTGGCAAAAATAATCACTCCAGTTTGTCGCTGAACTTCGGGAAGGGCAGTTATTCTACAGGTATGGAGAAACGATCAAATGAAGTAAAGCCAGGTGATGTCTGCATTTCTGTAGAATTGCATAAAGGAGCTTGTGCAGTAGAAACAAGTCTCCCTTTCATAGACTCCTCCCAGAAAAAGGAACAAAGTATTTGCGAGCATGCAGATTCCTTTCATGATCTGGTGAGTTCAGAATGGGCTCCAAACTGCATTTCTACTCCATGCCTTGCTGGGAAAACTACTTTTCCAGAATATCTGCAACTTGACCGTTCTTTCCTGGCCTCatcctccacccttcaggctgaTGTAAGTGATGGATTGGGCAAGTGCCCAAATGAACAAGACAAGACCATAGATGTTGCCAAAAGCTCTGGCACTGAAGTCACTGAAGCTAAATCCAGTGGTAGAAAAACATCAAATGCACCTAGCCAACGATTGCAGCAAACCAAAATGGGAAGTGAGAATTCCTTAAAACTCATTTATCTCCCAGCAgccaaaaagaaaaatattactgAAGCATCAGTGTCTGAACTATGcaaatctggagttcagaaggatattgtACCATCTTCAGCTCAAACATGTAAAATAGGCTCTTCTGTCAAAAGAGGAAAACCTTCAATTCAACCACCTGGTTTTTCCAAGTTGTGCCTTCCAAAGCCTCGTCAGCTTTCAGGAAGGCTGGGCCGTGCAGTAGCAACTGGACAAATGTTAGGAAATAACAACAAGATTCCACCATACCACATTAGAGTCAATACCAAA ATGTCTCCCAAAATCAAATCTACGCCTCCTTTAACTAAAGCTATCTCAAAGATACCTGGCGTGAAGAGAACATCTTCAGTGGTATCGTCAAAATTAACTGTGTCGGAAACACAAAAATCAGCAGAACTTTTTAATATAG GTATGGCTGACCCTCCACCTGCTATCAGAAAAACAAGCAAAcctttagttttagactcccaaAATGTTGTGACTGGCATAAAACGCCCAAACAGTGCAGTGGAACAGAAGAGAAGACTATATCCATCCCCAAAGAGGTCAAAGACAGCTG GTGAGGTGGCGATCAAACAGACAAAACTAAAACAGTTACTGGGGAACTCTAAACAGAAGATGACAAGAAAGAGTCTGACATCTGAATCAAAAGTCAAAGTG